Genomic segment of Gavia stellata isolate bGavSte3 chromosome 21, bGavSte3.hap2, whole genome shotgun sequence:
AGTCCTACCTGAAGTTTTAGTTTTCACTGTACTGCATAGCCTATGGGTTTTTTCCTCGCCTTGTGAAAAATAAGACTTGCAATTATGGATAGTGGAGAGagtaccttttcttttttctttgctatagATGAAGAAGTATGTTCTGTGCCCAAAAAATCTCCatttaataattctttttaacaGTTGctaaaataatactaaaatattaatGCTATAAACTGTTGAGTAGAACTTCTCATCTTAAGGTGAGATTTTATGAGTAGCTAAGGGCCGTATGGAACTACACTGCCACTGTTGCTACTTACAGTAGTCTAGAGTCATGGATTTCTTTTAACATTCTTTGTTGCAGTATATAATCTGGTTAATGTCGATAAAAAAGTGTTCATTTATATACATTTCccttttacatctttttttgcaAACTGTTCTGAGTAAGTAGTTAAGATACAACAGTTATTGGTGTTGTGTTGCTAATCATTAGACTGGCAAAATATCTATTTTGGTGTCAAGTGACTTATATAACGAAATACATGTCAGAAGAAAGGTCCTTCTGCCTATGGTTCCATGCCTAATGTTACTAAAACCATTCAAAAATATCCAAGGTGAGATTTTCCTTCCCAAAACCTTCCACGTCGATCTAATGTAGGTTTCAGAACAGTTGATCTTTGCTCTTCAATACTAGAACTGCAAGGATTCTTAAAAACAATTGTACTTTCTCTTCAGCGTGGATAAaattgttaattttctttgaaagtagGTTAGGGAAGGGAaattatagaaaaaaagaaattaaggcattttagggattttttttttaaatggaactCAGTATGGaagagataaaaaagaaaaactccatTTCAGTGTGGTCCTGTTTGAATGGGAAATAATGGCTGTGTCTAAATTATCAAGTAATTCAATACAGAAGGAACAAATCAAGAGATGAAAGGAGTTATGTGTCTTACATacatttttgaatgttttacCTACGGCTGGATCTAGTCTGCTCACAAGTTTTGCCAGGGTGTTTGTAGCTCAGGGCTGTCTGATCATAGGTTCAGGCCCTTGTATCTTCATTAGCGTTGGTAAAGCGCAGAGTAGAAGAGCTTCTGGTTTAGTTTGGTACAGAAGCAACAAAGATGTAGTTCACAGGCACCGAAACTGCTCTGCAAGCCAAACCAACTCCCAGTAAGTGTGGCTGATTAGGTGTTTTACTTCAaaactctgctgctgctctgaactAAAACATTAATTTAGATCCAGCCAAGAAAGTCGTAACAGTCATCTTTTGTCCATAATCTATCAGGAATGTGAGAGATTTGAAAGCATATGGCTATGCTTAGGCATTTGATTATAACagctgttttattaaaataaagccaAGCTTATAAACTGATCGGATGCATTTCCTGAATACAGTATGCTGGTTTGATGATTGGTCCTGAATTTTGCTGGTCTTACATCAAATGATGCGatgaaattgaaataaatcaTCTTTTGGGAGCAGTGAGAGAGAACAGAGGAGATAGAAATAATTCCCTTTGAgttaaaagcagattttaattAGCATGAAGGCTGTCTAGGAAAATGAGAACTGATATCTTGCAGAGGGATAGGAAAAATGTATGCTTTGTTTGCATTATGGACATCTTATTTTGAACAATAACACTTAACAACTTAAAACCGTTGCTAAAAATCTAATGTGGGTGAAAATTTTGCTGACCAGGCTTTCCTTTAAAGAATTGGTATAAGCTTTTAACTTAAAGTAATTAATTTGAAATCATTTGTCTATGTATTATGTTTATATGCTTACTAACACACCCTTCTGgaactatttttttgtttggtgggttttttggtgggttttaaCAAGtgcgttgttttttttttttaatgcagtctTTCCAGGGAAGCCAGGGACGAGCCTACCTCTTTAATTCTGTGTAAGTATGTTGTTATGGTTATGCACACTACCtacagaatataattttttttgtatgcttCATAAGTGGAAAACAGTAGGAATTAATGTAGTTGCACTTTGTCCTGTTCTTTTTAACATTGGCTTTACTCACCAGCAATAGTTATTACAGAGCTACTGAGCTGATTCGTGAGTATCCATATGCACATATTAGTTTATCTTATATTTTAAGTAATTCTACTAACAGCTGAAAGTTTAGGAGAGAGTATTAATGTGAAATTCCTTTTGTGTATGTAATGGTAACAATCTTGAGTAAAAGTTGCCATTCTGAGATACTCcagaaatcaaaatatattGCGTGACTTTAAATTTGCTTTAGACAACTGTTGTAGTCTAAAGAAGAATTTTCCAGTGTGATAGTTAGATACATTTACAGGTTAATGTTTCAGTAAACTTGGTACATCTTAAATGACCTTGAATATTGCAAATTTGCTACAGGCAAGAGGTCTCTGTGATCTTATCAAGCCTAATATTTGCAATGTTGGGCACGTCCTACCCATGATATAAGGCTCTTTGAATTTGCTAATGGATGTATTTTAAGTTTCTAATATGCAGgattgcatttttgtttctatttttcagcagtttattGTGttgcagcattttggaaaaaagaaatgcagttaaGTGTCTTAGTCTATTTTGGACCAGGATAATAGAATGATAACTGCAAAGGATTTGATTGCAGATCCTTGAAATTCTTTTTATATGTAGTCGTTCAGTGGTGACTTGGGACTTCTAATAtaagctggtgaggggtctggagcacaagtcttatgagaagcagctgagggaactggggttgttcagtctggagaagaggaggctgaggggagacctcatcactctctacaattacctgaaagggggttgcagagaggtgggggttggtctcttctcccaagtgacgagtgatagaacgagaggaaatggcctcaaattgtgccaggggaggttcaggctcgatattgggaaaaatttctttacagagagagtggtgaagcattggaacaggctgcccagggaggtggtagagtcaccatcactggaggtgttcaaggaacgtgtggacgaggcattgtgggacatggtttagtgggcatggtggtgttgggttgatggttggacttgatgatcttataggtcttttccaaccttaatgatcctgtgattctgtgataattgtAGTACTGAGAATCTGGTaatacaacagcaaaaatgGCAAATTTTTGTTCCTGTATAACACTGTCTAAAAACTTGGGTTAGTCTTGCCTGATGTTTTCTGTATAGACTCTTGTTCATGAAAAAGCTAGCTTGATGCAGTACTTCATgggatgttttgtttttatattgcTGTTTGTTCATCATGGCTTAGTCTGCTGATCTGtagcaaagaaatatttatgaggccttttccttgctgctaTTTTGGAGTTGGTTCTAAATTCAGCTGTTGGTGCTGATTTACTGGTACAAACTTCCATTACAGAGGTCTCAaattgtttttgaagaaaagccCGAAACTGTAGAGGCACCCAGTTACTGCTTAGTGTTCTGTTCTCTGAAAGTGTAACTGTTTGGCCTGTCTTTGTTGATGGGAGTAAGTGGGCATCACCAACAGTTTGCTGGTTAGACTAGccacttggaaaaaaacaaaacaaaacccttttttcttgctgtccTTCAGCTCAGTGTAACAGAGGAAGTTATTTTTACAGCATTGAATAAGttaggcactttttttttaactattttttgtCCTCTGGAGAAAAGGTGGGTAATaggtaagaaaagaaacactctCGTGCAGTTAATGTAGAGtaatttctcccttttttttttcagggtaaATGTGGGCTGTGGTCCAGCAGAGGAGCGAGTTCTTCTGACAGGTTTACATGCTGTAGCAGATATCTATTGTGAAAACTGTAAAACCACTCTTGGATGGAAATATGTAAGCAATATACTTAAGTCTTCAATAAATGTTTATATGTTGAAGCACAGATATTTGAGTAGGCCATTGAGTAGCACCTATACGGATAGTTTAGGTGAGTTAGCTCTAGTGCTTTTGTATATATCAGACTGTAATGTAGTTTTGCTTCCTTACATCTGCTGGAATGTTGTAGTAGATAATAACTTTACTCTGGACTGCAAAACAAGCGTGAGCTATAGGTGCTATTACAGCTGTCTAATACTTCCGTAATAACTTTTTGCAAGATTACTGAATGGAAGAAATTGTCAAAGTGGGTCTTTAATTTCTTGGGTTGCAAAAATTGGTTCATATAGCAAAAATATGAATTATGATAAATGGTAACTGAGCATTTTTACACTCCTTACAACTAATGTGAATTTGATTCTGCTGTTTGAAAAGTTATCTGTGTGCTTGCAACAGTTACCTGTAGCACTTGCAGCTGTGTTGCAAGTTTggtgttttgaaaatgttagaTTCTGGGTGTTGCATGTCAAATTTTCATTGATTCAGTATAGCTTCAGATCTTGTAGAAAGAAGTTGTCCTAATGCATTCCCTCTGATGATGAATATACAGGAgagcttttcacagaatcacagaatcattaaggttggaaaagacctataagataatcaagtccaaccattaacccaacaccaccatgcccactaaaccatgtcctgaagtgccacatctacacgttccttgaacacctccagtgatggtaactccaccacctccctgggtagcCTGTAGCAATGCTTCAGCAtgctctcagtaaagaaatttttcctaatatcgagtctaaatctcccctggcgcaacttgaagccaACCTTTTTGAAAAGGTTCCTGTTCCCTCCTTTCATTGCTTCTGGGAATAGCGAAACTGAACACACATAACATGCCATTCCCTAACCTTCacttaaaaaaagcattaaaattccCTAAGCAGTGAGAAAACATGGAAAGCTCTAAAGCAAGATCTGTTGTGCAGTGAATCTGCCAATTCCGCTTATGAGAAGTTTACTCCTATTTCCTTCTCGaccttcttcatcttctctttcctccttcctgcccttgaTTCGATGTAACCGATATGGGATGTTAACTGGAACATCTCctggtttgcatttttaatgcaagtttGATGTTTAAAAGACTTAATTTCCCCAGCTTAATTCAgtatcttgatttttcttctttacaggAACATGCTTTTGAGAGCAGTCAGAaatacaaagaaggaaaatttatCATTGAACTTGCCCACATGATAAAAGACAATGGCTGGGAGTGAATCataaccttttttcttctgtttggaCAATGTTCTGTGGAACATGCTTTACAAAGACTAACACAAAGTAAAGGAAGAGCTTGGCTAGAGTGGCCCTGAGAATATCGCTGAACTCTGAAACCTCACAAATGAGTAGTGTAGTGTAAGTGGCTATTTCAGGCCAtgtttgccttttctccttGTGTAAGTTCCCTTTTTTTGTACGTGTATTATTGTGTGAACAGTTGTTTTGGAACATTTTGGATGACCTTTTTCTAAACTCTCTCAAACTAGAGAAACAGTTCACTAACTGAAAATGGATTTTACTGGTTAGCGTCTATCTCTGACCTATGCCTTTAATGCTACCTTCTGCTGTGCATGCTTCTTGCCTAAACACTACACTCCAGTCCTGTAGAAGTTCTATATCTGAGCAGTCCGAAAGAATGTATGGGATGGGGTGCTTTTTTATATGTAGCAATTTCTGATGTGTTTGGCAGTGAAGAGGATGCAGTATTGTagttattaatttctttttaaaatttgagtgTACCACAACCTGTGTACATCTTGTAGGTGAATTGGTTAAAGGTACAGTgctcactttaaaaaatatttcaattgcACTGACTGAATTTAGCAGGTCTCAAGTTATGCTAGAGGTTTGGTATCTTAATGAAATACTTTAGAAGGATTTAAATCAATAATGCTATAGAATATGTTCATTTAAGACCAACATATTCTCTAAGGAGTCTGCTGGATAAGAAATTTATAAAACTATAGCTTGCAAGattcaaaaggcagaaaaatatatgCGTCTTCTATtttcggggaaaaaaaaaaaattagtcggtgtattaaaaaaaaaagttttggtaCTGTACCTTTGCCAGTAACAGGGACTTGTGCATCAGTAAAGTTTTATGGCTGGTTCCATGTAACTGTATAGTCCTAATGCACTGGACAAAGAGGTTGATATCAAGGAAACTTGTTGAAGTATTCTGCTTCTGCTACatttgaacaaaaatatttatttttgtgagaAATGGCCAGAGCGTATGACATGAAAATTAATATAGTCTCTCTAGAAAAAGGAGGGGTAATAAGAGGGAAGGGAAGTTTGACTCAgtttttcataaaatgaaataacaaagatagtttttaaaacttgggggtggggaaggggtttCCTGGTTTGCTGGCTAAATCATCCCCAAGTACCTTTTTATAATAAAAGTTTATATGAAACTCACCTTCTCTTTTGTTCTCACGCTGTTTCTTAAATGGAATTAGTTAATCAGAGAAACTTGTGGAGTGTATCCGCAATATTAGCTGTTGGTATTTGTGCATGCAAATTCTAAGCAACTATGAAAGAAATGCTCTACATAAATTTGCTAAcgttattttcaaattaaacagtctctgaagaccttctgtattttaatccttttaatgCTTGAGGACAAaatgttggggaaaaaacctttaaCACTACATAAGTACTATAACTGAACAATATGGAAGCCTTGCAATACAAAATCATTTTCTCTCAATAACAATTCTAATACGGCACCTGCAAAATTAGTCGTAggtgctgttgctgctgttacGTTTCTGGGAATCTCTGATAGGCTTTCTGAACTCTGCTGCACTTTAGAAATTCTGTCATACGTGAAAAATTACGTCAATGGGTAGGGGCAATACAAATCTTTAAAACCAGCTTTCCGGTGTCTTtgtggagagaaagagagagaagagagttCACCCATGTGTGTGCATTCTCTGTGATGCAGGCTGGCTAAACTGCATTCAAGATGTTGTAGTGATCTATACCtatgaattaaaaatgtaagaattaGAGAAGTAGTTAAAGCTGTTGGGTTTCAGTCCAGAGACGTGAGGTGGTACAGTCGTGTTTAATCTGGATTTTGTGGCTTACACGTTACTACTTCATGTTCACATCATCAGGCTTCAAAGTCTCCTTTTTAACAATGCCGTTGATGGAAGATAGACTTTGATGTTGCCTGTTGCTTGATCTTTTTGACCTGGAATTCttgggattttgttttcctccatcGTCATGTATGTTGCCAACAAAGAAGGCACTGAAACTTCTATCAGCAAAAAGTTTGTGTTAGCTTCAAAGTCCAGTTGCAATGTTGATACCTGTGAACACGCTTATGTGAAGTTTTGTGTATCTTTGGGCTTTTCTTATTTCCTGGCTACAGGTTGAAGCAGTACACTGGACTGAAGACAAAAGTAATGGCTGCTTTTCAGTAGagagtttaaattaaaatatgtaaagtattaaaga
This window contains:
- the YPEL1 gene encoding protein yippee-like 1 codes for the protein MVKMTKSKTFQAYLPNCHRTYSCIHCRAHLANHDELISKSFQGSQGRAYLFNSVVNVGCGPAEERVLLTGLHAVADIYCENCKTTLGWKYEHAFESSQKYKEGKFIIELAHMIKDNGWE